In one Cyclopterus lumpus isolate fCycLum1 chromosome 22, fCycLum1.pri, whole genome shotgun sequence genomic region, the following are encoded:
- the fcf1 gene encoding rRNA-processing protein FCF1 homolog has product MGKQKTKKFAAMKRMISPKDNRIKEKDRAKPKEKKKKDPSLLKEREVTKYPSCLFFQYNTQLGPPYHVLVDTNFINFSIKAKLDIVQSMMDCLYAKCIPCITDCVMAEIEKLGMKYRVALRISKDPRFERFPCTHKGTYADDCLVQRVTQHKCYILATVDRDLKRRVRKIPGVPIMYISNHRYNIERMPDDFGAPRV; this is encoded by the exons ATG GGGaagcagaaaacaaagaagTTTGCTGCAATGAAGAGAATGATAAGTCCGAAGGATAACAGAAT AAAAGAGAAGGACCGAGCTAAAccaaaggagaaaaagaagaaagatccCTCATTGCTCAAGGAGAGAGAAGT GACAAAGTACCCATCATGTCTGTTCTTCCAGTACAATACTCAGCTTGGTCCACCGTACCACGTTCTGGTAGACACCAATTTCATCAACTTCTCCATCAAGGCCAAACTGGACATTGTTCAGTCTATGATGGACTGCCTGTATGCAAAAT GTATCCCATGTATCACAGACTGTGTGATGGCTGAGATTGAAAAGCTTGGAATGAAATACAGAGTCGCACTCAG GATATCCAAGGATCCACGGTTTGAACGGTTCCCGTGCACACACAAGGGGACATATGCCGATGACTGTTTAGTCCAAAGGGTAACACAG CACAAGTGTTACATCCTGGCCACTGTGGACAGAGATCTGAAGAGAAGAGTCAGGAAGATCCCCGGTGTACCCATCATGTACATCTCAAACCACAG gTACAATATTGAACGGATGCCTGATGACTTTGGTGCGCCAAGGGTTTAA
- the arel1 gene encoding LOW QUALITY PROTEIN: apoptosis-resistant E3 ubiquitin protein ligase 1 (The sequence of the model RefSeq protein was modified relative to this genomic sequence to represent the inferred CDS: inserted 5 bases in 4 codons; deleted 12 bases in 10 codons; substituted 3 bases at 3 genomic stop codons) — translation MFYVIGGITVSIIAFVFTIKFLCELAARVVSFLQNEDPGRRGDRSIYDYVRGNYLDPRSCKVSWDWKEPQEVGQTMSFRVQLFYKNGQPFPAHRPVGLRVNISHIELALDIPVTQEVLQEPQSNVVNVAFTVRKAGRYEVAVKLGGLNVAYSPYYKIFQPGTVVPSKTKIAYHFSTLVLTNGQQHVLQIEPRDEYGNPTSNSTSLTDEANYSVHVHSLGTVDDDSLEDYYSRSVTLNKQQCQVLLRLTLRKTGCFRARISYTDQPLSNGEFNIIVLSENEKTCVEKNVSTPGISIYFEAYLYSNGNYSSSRQLPASSLLAPQRRPSMGEEEEEHDSPVXGQPEKVKKPKKVYCYISPKQLSVKEFYLKIIPWRLFTFRVCPGTKFTYFGPDPVHKYLTLVVDDGIQPPVELSCKDRNIMAATFIRFLHKNIGGSETFQDKVNFFQRELRHIHSKRPRTKTCLKITRHSILDSSLKATKNFSVSDWSKNFEVVFQDEEALDWGGPRREWFELVCKTLXDTNNELFTRFSDNNQGLVHPNAERXPHLRLRCTSLQGSRVGKCLXESALGGAYKQLVRARFTRSFXAQIIGLRMNYKVFETDDQEFYKTKVCFILNNDVSEMDLVFAEEKYSQSGQLEKVVELISGGSQIAVNNENKIHYLNLLAQYRLASQVRDEVEHFLKGLNELVPENLLAIFDENELEVSVMCGTGDINVQDFKTHAVIVGGSWHFREKVMRWFWAVMSSFTQEELARLLQFTTGSSQLPPGGFNTLCPSFQIIAAPTHSTLPTAHTWXFXQLCLPTYEPYEELHKLLKLAISEGSEGFGML, via the exons ATGTTTTACGTGATTG GTGGAATTACTGTTTCCATCATAGCGTTTGTCTTCACCATTAAGTTCCTCTGTGAGCTTGCAGCGAGGGTTGTCAGCTTCTTGCAGAATGAAGATCCAGGGCGACGCGGTGACCGCAGCATCTACGACTATGTCCGGGGAAACTACCTTGACCCACGTTCCTGCAAGGTGTCTTGGGATTGGAAGGAACCACAGGAAGTGGGGCAGACCATGAGCTTTAGAGTCCAG CTGTTCTACAAGAATGGCCAGCCTTTTCCGGCCCACCGGCCTGTGGGGCTGAGGGTCAACATCTCCCACATCGAATTGGCTCTGGACATCCCTGTTACACAGGAGGTTCTGCAAGAACCACAGTCC AATGTAGTAAACGTTGCCTTCACTGTGCGCAAGGCCGGACGCTATGAGGTTGCTGTGAAGCTTGGTGGCCTCAATGTGGCCTACAGCCCTTATTACAAGATATTTCAGCCAG GTACAGTTGTCCCATCCAAAACCAAGATCGCCTACCATTTCTCCACCCTGGTGCTAACAAATGGCCAGCAGCACGTTTTGCAGATTGAGCCCAGAGACGAGTATGGGAACCCCACCAGTAACTCCACATCTCTCACAGATGAAGCCAACTACAGTGTCCATGTGCACTCT CTGGGCACGGTGGATGATGACAGTCTGGAGGACTACTACAGTAGGTCAGTGACTCTCAATAAGCAGCAGTGCCAGGTTCTGCTCAGACTGACTCTGAGGAAGACGGGCTGTTTCAGGGCCCGCATCTCCTACACGGACCAGCCGCTCAGCAACGGGGAATTTAACATTATTGTTCTCAGTG AGAATGAGAAGACCTGTGTGGAGAAGAATGTGTCCACTCCAGGCATAAGTATCTACTTCGAGGCATACCTTTACAGCAATGGGAACTACAGTTCTTCA AGGCAGTTACCAGCCTCCTCTTTACTGGCTCCCCAGAGGAGGCCCTCcatgggagaagaggaggaggagcacgaCTCTCCTG GAGGACAACCTGAGAAGGTCAAGAAACCAAAAAAGGTCTACTGTTACATATCGCCAA AGCAACTGTCCGTGAAGGAGTTCTACCTGAAAATTATCCCATGGCGCCTTTTCACCTTTCGAGTATGTCCAGGAACGAAG TTCACCTATTTTGGACCTGACCCGGTTCACAAGTACCTAACTCTAGTGGTGGATGATGGGATACAGCCTCCTGTGGAGCTCAGCTGCAAAGACAGGAACATCATGGCTGCCACCTTCATTCGCTTCCTGCACAAGAACATTGGT GGCTCTGAAACGTTCCAAGACAAGGTGAACTTCTTTCAACGTGAACTCAGGCACATCCACTCCAAGAGACCTCGCACCAAGACTTGCCTAAAGATCACTCGACACTCCATTCTGGACTCG TCCCTTAAGGCTACAAAGAACTTCTCGGTGTCAGACTGGAGTAAGAACTTTGAGGTTGTCTTTCAGGATGAGGAAG CTCTGGACTGGGGAGGGCCTCGCAGGGAGTGGTTTGAGCTGGTCTGTAAGACCC TTGACACGAACAACGAACTGTTCACCCGCTTCAGCGACAACAACCAGGGCCTG GTGCACCCGAACGCTGAGC CACCCCACCTGCGTCTCAGATGTACGAGTTTGCAAGGGTCGCGCGTAGGAAAGTGCTTGTAGGAGTCG GCTCTTGGTGGGGCCTACAAACAGCTGGTCCGGGCTCGCTTTACACGTTCCTT TGCCCAGATCATTGGCCTCAGGATGAACTACAAGGTAT TTGAGACGGATGACCAGGAGTTCTACAAAACTAAAGTCTGCTTCATCCTAAACAATGACGTGAGTGAAATGGATTTGGTGTTTGCCGAGGAGAAGTACAGC CAGTCGGGACAGCTGGAGAAG GTGGTGGAGCTAATATCAGGGGGATCTCAAATCGCtgttaataatgaaaacaagATTCATTATCTCAACCTGCTGGCCCAGTACAGACTAGCCAGCCAGGTGAGAGATGAGGTGGAACACTTCCTGAAAG GCTTGAACGAACTGGTTCCAGAAAACCTGCTAGCCATATTTGATGAGAATGAGTTAGAGGTAT CTGTGATGTGTGGCACCGGTGATATAAACGTGCAGGACTTCAAG ACCCATGCTGTGATTGTTGGAGGATCATGGCACTTTAGAGAGAAA GTGATGAGGTGGTTCTGGGCCGTG ATGTCCAGCTTCACCCAGGAGGAGTTGGCGCGTCTGCTACAGTTCACCACCGGC TCCTCTCAGCTGCCCCCTGGGGGATTCAACACCCTTTGCCCCTCCTTCCAGATCATTGCTGCC CCCACACACAGCACCTTGCCCACTGCACACACATGGTGA ttttAACAGCTGTGTCTCCCTACGTACGAA CCCTATGAGGAACTGCACAAGTTGTTGAAGCTGGCCATC AGTGAGGGCAGTGAGGGCTTCGGCATGCTCTGA